The segment CTGCTCCGCGTCTTCGGCGTGGAGCCGAAGGACGAGCTGACCTCCACGGTCAACGAGAGCGAGCTCGCCGACATGATCTCCGAGTCCCGGGAGACCGGGCTCCTCGACGCCGACGAGCACGAGCGCCTCACCCGCGCGTTGGAGACCGTGGAACGGACGGCGGCCGAGCTGATGATCCCGCTCGACGGCATCCGCAGCGTCCGGGTCCAGCTCGACGCCGCCACCGGCGGCCTCGGTCCGCGCCTGGGTTCGGTGGAGCGCGCGGTCCGTGAGACCGGGTACTCGCGGTTCCCGGTACGCGGGCTCGACGGCTCGTTCATCGGCTATCTGCACATCAAGGACGTCCTCGACGACATCCTCGACGAGGCGATCGGCCCGGACACGATCATCGGCATCGACCAGATCCGCCCGTTGCCGAAGATCCCCCGGAGCACACCGCTCGACGAGGCCGCGGTGGTGCTGCGCCGCACGAGCGCCCACCTCGGCGCCGTGGTCGACGAGGGCGGGACGATCCTCGGTGTCCTGGCCCTGGCCGATCTCGCCGAGGCCTTCATCGGCGACGTCCGCGACTCCACGCATCGGATCTGATGGTCGACGA is part of the Gordonia phthalatica genome and harbors:
- a CDS encoding hemolysin family protein, with translation MNDWWGLVLAVILLAANAFFVAAEFSLIAARRDRLTALEESGKKRARTVINASEHLSLMLAGSQLGITICSILLGRVAEPAIAHLISAPLDWAHVPDELLHPIAFAIGLAIVVILHILLGEMVPKNIALAGPETVAMLVVPVHLQFMRLAKPLIWFYNMLANVLLRVFGVEPKDELTSTVNESELADMISESRETGLLDADEHERLTRALETVERTAAELMIPLDGIRSVRVQLDAATGGLGPRLGSVERAVRETGYSRFPVRGLDGSFIGYLHIKDVLDDILDEAIGPDTIIGIDQIRPLPKIPRSTPLDEAAVVLRRTSAHLGAVVDEGGTILGVLALADLAEAFIGDVRDSTHRI